Proteins encoded by one window of Streptomyces sp. NBC_01477:
- a CDS encoding HU family DNA-binding protein: MNRSELVAALADRAEVTRKDADAVLAAFAETVGEIVAKGDEKVTIPGFLTFERTHRAARTARNPQTGEPINIPAGYSVKVSAGSKLKEAAKGK, encoded by the coding sequence ATGAACCGCAGTGAGCTGGTGGCCGCCCTGGCCGACCGTGCAGAGGTGACCCGTAAGGACGCCGACGCCGTTCTGGCCGCGTTCGCTGAGACCGTCGGTGAGATCGTGGCCAAGGGCGACGAGAAGGTCACGATCCCCGGCTTCCTGACCTTCGAGCGCACTCACCGTGCCGCCCGCACCGCCCGCAACCCGCAGACGGGTGAGCCGATCAACATCCCTGCCGGGTACAGCGTGAAGGTCTCCGCGGGCTCCAAGCTCAAGGAAGCCGCGAAGGGCAAGTAA
- the ftsE gene encoding cell division ATP-binding protein FtsE, translating to MIRFDNVTKTYPKQNRPALRDVSLEIEKGEFVFLVGSSGSGKSTFLRLILREERTDTGMVHVLGKDLNRLSNWKVPHMRRQLGTVFQDFRLLPNKTVAQNVAFALEVIGKARGTIRKTVPEVLDLVGLAGKEDRMPGELSGGEQQRVAIARAFVNRPMLLIADEPTGNLDPQTSVGIMRLLDRINRTGTTVVMATHDQNIVDQMRKRVIELEKGRLVRDQSRGVYGYQH from the coding sequence GTGATCCGATTCGACAACGTCACCAAGACCTACCCCAAGCAGAACCGTCCCGCGCTGCGGGATGTGTCGCTGGAGATCGAGAAGGGTGAGTTCGTCTTCCTGGTCGGCTCATCGGGCTCGGGCAAGTCGACGTTCCTGCGGCTCATCCTGCGTGAGGAGCGGACCGACACCGGCATGGTGCATGTGCTCGGCAAGGACCTGAACCGGCTGTCGAACTGGAAGGTCCCGCACATGCGGCGCCAGCTCGGCACGGTCTTCCAGGACTTCCGGCTGCTGCCCAACAAGACGGTCGCCCAGAACGTCGCCTTCGCCCTCGAAGTGATCGGCAAGGCCCGCGGCACCATCCGCAAGACCGTGCCCGAGGTGCTGGACCTGGTCGGCCTGGCCGGCAAGGAGGACCGGATGCCGGGCGAGCTGTCCGGCGGTGAGCAGCAGCGGGTGGCGATCGCCCGGGCGTTCGTCAACCGGCCCATGCTGCTGATCGCCGACGAGCCGACCGGAAACCTCGACCCGCAGACGTCGGTCGGCATCATGCGGCTGCTGGACCGGATCAACAGGACCGGCACCACCGTGGTGATGGCCACCCACGACCAGAACATCGTCGACCAGATGCGCAAGCGCGTCATCGAACTGGAGAAGGGGCGGCTGGTTCGCGACCAGTCGCGCGGTGTCTACGGCTACCAGCACTGA
- a CDS encoding S41 family peptidase translates to MSGPLLFGTPRRIRRGATLTLVFGTMLATGAAAGSLAEPQQRARTRIAAASTADTGPGGANPARTGGASGGGDAKSGAQKASGDRVPVDTERIAQEIAQGKVGATAVQKLVSRSGDRWSSFYTAQEYAGLQEALDGRYVGVGLWVRRIDAGLVQIARVQSGSPAQRAGIRVGDVLDSIDSTRCTGLAVTEVVADLRGDNVPGSTVTLGVRRADRRWTVTMQRATLDTEAVTVSSPSGPDGPTDIAIDAFTQGTGKQVRAAVRTARHGVMLDLRGNSGGLVQEAVAVASAFLDGGLVATYDVHGRQQALYAAAGGDTEEPLVVLVDGGTMSAAEMLAGALQDRGRAVVVGSRTFGKGSVQMPSTLPDGSVAELTVGHYSLPDGRGVDGRGIEPDVQVAAGDDAAAEAREVIAGLGTPS, encoded by the coding sequence ATGTCCGGCCCGTTGCTGTTCGGGACGCCCCGCCGCATCCGCCGCGGGGCCACCCTGACGTTGGTCTTCGGCACCATGCTCGCCACCGGCGCCGCCGCGGGCAGCCTGGCGGAACCCCAGCAGCGCGCCAGGACGCGTATCGCGGCGGCCTCCACGGCCGACACGGGCCCGGGCGGCGCCAACCCGGCCCGTACGGGCGGTGCGAGCGGCGGCGGCGACGCCAAGAGCGGCGCGCAGAAGGCGTCCGGCGACCGCGTACCGGTCGACACCGAGCGCATCGCCCAGGAGATCGCCCAGGGCAAGGTCGGCGCGACGGCCGTGCAGAAGCTGGTCAGCCGCAGCGGCGACCGCTGGTCGTCCTTCTACACCGCGCAGGAGTACGCGGGCCTCCAGGAGGCGCTGGACGGGCGCTACGTGGGCGTCGGGCTGTGGGTGCGGCGGATCGACGCCGGCCTCGTCCAGATCGCCCGGGTGCAGTCGGGCAGCCCCGCGCAGCGGGCCGGTATCCGGGTCGGCGACGTGCTCGACTCCATCGACTCGACCCGGTGTACGGGCCTGGCGGTCACCGAGGTGGTCGCCGACCTGCGCGGCGACAACGTACCGGGCAGCACCGTGACCCTCGGAGTGCGGCGCGCGGACCGCCGGTGGACCGTCACCATGCAGCGCGCCACGCTCGACACCGAGGCGGTCACCGTCAGCAGCCCCAGCGGCCCTGACGGCCCCACCGACATCGCCATCGACGCCTTCACACAGGGCACGGGCAAGCAGGTGCGGGCCGCCGTACGGACCGCCAGGCACGGCGTGATGCTCGACCTGCGCGGCAATTCCGGCGGCCTGGTCCAGGAGGCCGTCGCCGTGGCGTCCGCCTTCCTCGACGGCGGCCTGGTCGCCACCTACGACGTGCACGGGCGGCAGCAGGCGCTGTACGCGGCGGCCGGCGGCGACACCGAGGAGCCGCTCGTCGTCCTGGTGGACGGCGGCACCATGAGCGCGGCCGAAATGCTGGCCGGGGCGCTCCAGGACCGCGGCCGGGCGGTGGTGGTCGGCTCGCGCACCTTCGGCAAGGGCTCGGTCCAGATGCCCAGCACGCTGCCCGACGGCTCGGTCGCCGAGCTGACCGTCGGCCACTACAGCCTGCCCGACGGCCGCGGGGTCGACGGCCGCGGCATCGAGCCGGACGTGCAGGTGGCCGCGGGCGACGACGCGGCGGCCGAGGCGCGCGAAGTAATCGCTGGCCTCGGGACCCCCTCCTAG
- a CDS encoding nitrate/nitrite transporter, whose product MSRWAGRWIERWDPEDERFWDEGGGRRVALRNLVFSVLSEHIGFSIWSLWSVMVLFMGPEYHVDPAGKFFLVAMPTLVGGVLRVPYTFAVARFGGRNWTIASALLLLVPTVTAAVLMKPGVSYTTLMAVAALTGVGGGNFASSMTNINSFYPLREKGWALGLNAGGGNLGVAAIQLIGLLVIATAGATHPRVVLAVYIPLIVVAAVLAALYMDNLTAVRNDTGAAIDAAKDPHTWIMSVLYIGTFGSFIGYSFAFGLVLQNQFGRTPLHAAYLTFIGPLLGSLIRPLGGRLADRFGGGRITLWTFLAMAAATGVVVVASEQKSLGLFLPGFIVLFALSGLGNGSTYKMIPGIFHKKAEARGLTGEDAAAYGRRLSGASMGLIGAVGALGGVGINLAFRESFLNTGSGTPAFVSFLVYYGICFAVTWAVYLRRPANSPEGAGPAAPTGATVYAEV is encoded by the coding sequence ATGAGTCGATGGGCAGGCCGGTGGATCGAGCGGTGGGACCCCGAGGACGAGCGGTTCTGGGACGAGGGCGGGGGCAGGCGGGTCGCGCTGCGCAATCTGGTCTTCTCCGTGCTGTCCGAGCACATCGGCTTCTCCATCTGGAGCCTGTGGTCGGTGATGGTGCTGTTCATGGGGCCCGAATACCACGTGGACCCGGCTGGGAAGTTCTTCCTGGTCGCGATGCCGACCCTGGTGGGCGGGGTGCTGCGGGTGCCGTACACCTTCGCGGTGGCGAGATTCGGCGGCCGTAACTGGACGATCGCCAGCGCCCTGCTGCTCCTGGTGCCGACCGTCACCGCGGCTGTCCTGATGAAGCCCGGCGTCTCCTACACCACGCTCATGGCGGTCGCGGCGCTCACCGGGGTCGGCGGCGGCAACTTCGCCTCCTCCATGACCAACATCAACTCCTTCTACCCGCTGCGGGAGAAGGGCTGGGCGCTCGGCCTCAACGCCGGGGGCGGCAATCTCGGCGTCGCCGCGATCCAGCTGATCGGCCTGCTGGTCATCGCCACCGCCGGCGCCACCCACCCGCGGGTCGTGCTCGCCGTCTACATCCCGCTCATCGTGGTCGCCGCCGTACTCGCCGCGCTGTACATGGACAACCTGACCGCGGTCAGGAACGACACCGGGGCCGCGATCGACGCCGCGAAGGACCCGCACACCTGGATCATGTCGGTCCTCTATATCGGCACCTTCGGCTCCTTCATCGGCTACAGCTTCGCCTTCGGCCTGGTGTTGCAGAACCAGTTCGGCCGCACCCCGCTGCACGCGGCCTATCTGACGTTCATCGGACCGCTGCTCGGCTCGCTGATCCGGCCGCTCGGCGGCCGGCTCGCCGACCGCTTCGGCGGCGGGCGGATCACGCTGTGGACTTTCCTGGCCATGGCAGCCGCCACCGGGGTCGTCGTCGTGGCCTCCGAGCAGAAGTCGCTCGGCCTCTTCCTGCCCGGCTTCATCGTGCTGTTCGCGCTCAGCGGCCTCGGCAACGGGTCCACGTACAAGATGATCCCCGGCATATTCCACAAGAAAGCCGAGGCCAGGGGGCTCACCGGGGAGGACGCGGCGGCGTACGGGCGGCGGCTGTCCGGCGCGTCGATGGGCCTGATCGGCGCGGTCGGCGCGCTCGGCGGGGTCGGCATCAACCTCGCCTTCCGCGAGAGCTTCCTCAACACCGGTTCGGGCACACCCGCCTTCGTGTCCTTCCTCGTCTACTACGGGATCTGCTTCGCCGTCACCTGGGCCGTATACCTGCGGCGGCCGGCGAACTCCCCGGAAGGCGCGGGGCCGGCGGCTCCGACCGGCGCGACCGTCTACGCGGAGGTGTGA
- a CDS encoding HelD family protein, with translation MAAQTAVQDRQGGGGVREQEIAVEQEHLDRVYRRLEEKIHEAEFLMSDAAKRGQVGTPGALAERDAQVFRAGVHLNRLNSEFEDFLFGRIDLLRGKDGKKGADGAFTSIDPADDAIREDATAAIAETLHIGRIGVLDTDYAPLVIDWRAPAAAPFYRSTPVAPGRVVRRRVIRSKGRRVLGVEDDLLRPELTTGLPVVGDGALMAALGQARTHTMRDIVSSIQAEQDLVIRAPAASVTEVTGGPGTGKTAVALHRAAYLLYQDRRRYAGGILCVSPTPLLVAYTEGVLPSLGEEGQVAIRAVGSLVDGVTADLYDEPATARVKGSLRMQKVLRNAARGCLDLVHDAPATLRVVAFGRRVELSAGELADVRHNALSGTAPVNLLRPRARRLLLDTLWRKTGRRFDDAELAAEERQGFDEDISTEQDFIDFLDAWWPVLEPRGVLAALADEKRLARWARRVLSPPEVRRVARSLRRDGTSAHDVALLDELETLLGPAPRPKRREADPLDQLTGLDEVTTYADRMPGGRRGRAERLDEERTEYAHVIVDEAQDLTPMQWRMVGRRGRTATWTIVGDPAQSSWSDVEEAARARDEALGSRPRRRFTLTVNYRNPAEIAAVASTVLALAMPGMESPRAVRSTGIVPRYEVAGQDLGADVRRAAARLLSEVDGTVGVVVAMNRRAQARGWLEGLGERVVALGSLEAKGLEYDATVVVSPAEIAEESPAGLRVLYVALTRATQQLTVLAGDRDAPDGDGVPDLLRPMA, from the coding sequence GTGGCCGCGCAGACCGCAGTTCAGGACCGGCAGGGGGGCGGCGGCGTCAGGGAGCAGGAGATCGCCGTCGAGCAGGAGCACCTCGACCGGGTCTACCGCCGGCTCGAGGAGAAGATCCACGAGGCGGAGTTCCTGATGAGCGACGCCGCCAAGAGGGGCCAGGTCGGGACGCCCGGCGCCCTCGCCGAGCGGGACGCGCAGGTCTTCAGGGCCGGGGTGCACCTGAACCGGCTGAACAGCGAGTTCGAGGACTTCCTGTTCGGCAGGATCGACCTGCTGCGCGGCAAGGACGGCAAGAAGGGCGCGGACGGCGCCTTCACCTCGATCGACCCGGCCGACGACGCGATCCGCGAGGACGCGACCGCCGCCATCGCCGAGACCCTGCACATCGGCAGGATCGGGGTGCTCGACACCGACTACGCCCCGCTGGTCATCGACTGGCGGGCGCCGGCCGCCGCGCCCTTCTACCGCTCGACGCCGGTCGCGCCCGGCCGGGTGGTGCGGCGCCGGGTGATCAGGTCCAAGGGCCGCCGGGTGCTCGGCGTCGAGGACGACCTGCTGCGCCCCGAGCTGACCACCGGGCTGCCCGTGGTCGGCGACGGCGCCCTGATGGCCGCGCTCGGCCAGGCCAGGACGCACACCATGCGGGACATCGTGTCCAGCATCCAGGCCGAGCAGGACCTGGTGATCAGGGCGCCCGCCGCCTCCGTCACCGAGGTGACCGGCGGGCCGGGCACCGGCAAGACCGCGGTGGCCCTGCACCGGGCGGCCTACCTGCTCTACCAGGACCGGCGCCGTTACGCCGGCGGCATCCTGTGCGTCAGCCCGACGCCGCTGCTGGTGGCGTACACCGAAGGCGTACTGCCCTCGCTCGGCGAGGAGGGCCAGGTCGCGATCCGGGCGGTCGGCTCACTGGTCGACGGGGTGACCGCGGACCTCTACGACGAGCCGGCCACCGCCCGCGTCAAGGGCAGCCTGCGGATGCAGAAGGTGCTGCGCAACGCGGCCCGCGGCTGCCTCGACCTGGTCCACGACGCCCCCGCGACCCTGCGGGTGGTGGCCTTCGGGCGGCGCGTCGAGCTGTCGGCCGGCGAGCTGGCCGACGTACGGCACAACGCGCTGAGCGGTACCGCCCCGGTCAACCTGCTGCGCCCGCGGGCCCGCCGACTGCTGCTCGACACGCTGTGGCGCAAGACCGGGCGGCGCTTCGACGACGCCGAACTCGCCGCCGAGGAGCGGCAGGGCTTCGACGAGGACATCTCCACCGAGCAGGACTTCATCGACTTCCTCGACGCCTGGTGGCCGGTGCTGGAGCCGCGCGGGGTGCTGGCCGCGCTCGCCGACGAGAAGCGGCTGGCGCGCTGGGCGCGCCGGGTGCTGAGCCCGCCCGAGGTGCGGCGGGTGGCCCGGTCGCTGCGCAGGGACGGCACCAGCGCGCACGACGTGGCGCTGCTGGACGAGCTGGAGACGCTGCTCGGCCCCGCGCCCCGGCCCAAGCGCCGCGAGGCCGACCCGCTCGACCAGCTCACCGGCCTCGACGAGGTCACCACGTACGCCGACCGGATGCCCGGCGGGCGGCGCGGGCGCGCGGAACGGCTGGACGAGGAGCGCACCGAGTACGCGCACGTCATCGTGGACGAGGCGCAGGACCTCACGCCCATGCAGTGGCGGATGGTCGGCCGCCGCGGCCGTACGGCCACCTGGACGATCGTCGGCGACCCGGCGCAGAGCTCCTGGTCGGACGTGGAGGAGGCGGCCCGCGCGCGCGACGAAGCCCTCGGCAGCAGGCCGCGCCGCCGCTTCACCCTCACCGTCAACTACCGCAACCCCGCCGAGATCGCCGCGGTCGCCTCGACGGTGCTGGCGCTCGCCATGCCCGGCATGGAGTCGCCGCGGGCGGTCCGCTCCACCGGCATCGTCCCGCGCTACGAGGTGGCCGGGCAGGACCTGGGCGCGGACGTACGCCGGGCCGCCGCGCGGCTGCTCTCGGAGGTCGACGGGACCGTCGGCGTCGTGGTGGCCATGAACCGGCGGGCGCAGGCCCGCGGCTGGCTCGAAGGGCTCGGCGAGCGGGTCGTCGCGCTGGGCAGCCTTGAGGCCAAGGGGCTCGAGTACGACGCCACGGTGGTGGTGTCGCCGGCGGAGATCGCGGAGGAGTCCCCTGCGGGGTTGCGGGTGCTGTACGTGGCCCTGACGCGGGCCACACAGCAGCTCACCGTCCTCGCGGGTGACCGTGACGCTCCTGACGGGGACGGTGTCCCCGACCTCCTCAGGCCCATGGCCTGA
- the ftsX gene encoding permease-like cell division protein FtsX produces MRLQFFLSEIGVGLRRNLTMTFAVIISVALSLALAGGALLANKQVDSMKGYWYDKVQVTVYMCNKSDAGSTPSCAKGAVTDDQKAQILADLKKLPIVEKVYYESAEGAYKNYEQQFKNSPMAASITPDQMPENYRVKLKDPTKFTVIASAFQGRPGVQSVEDQRAVLKNLFSLLGGMTKAAYVVLAFMLTVAMLLIINTVRVSAFSRRRETGIMRLVGASSFYIQMPFIMEAAFAGLVGAAVACVMLLGGRYFMIDAGLKLQEKIPLVSFLGWDSVVQVLPLVLLIGFLMPAFAAFIALRRYLRV; encoded by the coding sequence ATGCGCCTCCAGTTCTTCCTGTCGGAGATCGGCGTCGGCCTCCGGCGCAACCTCACGATGACCTTCGCCGTGATCATCTCCGTGGCGCTCTCGCTCGCCCTCGCCGGCGGCGCCCTGCTCGCCAACAAGCAGGTCGACTCGATGAAGGGCTACTGGTACGACAAGGTCCAGGTCACCGTCTACATGTGCAACAAGAGCGACGCGGGCTCGACGCCCAGCTGCGCCAAGGGCGCGGTGACCGACGACCAGAAGGCCCAGATCCTCGCGGACCTCAAGAAGCTCCCGATCGTGGAGAAGGTCTACTACGAGAGCGCCGAGGGCGCGTACAAGAACTACGAGCAGCAGTTCAAGAACTCGCCGATGGCCGCGTCCATCACGCCGGACCAGATGCCGGAGAACTACCGGGTCAAGCTCAAGGACCCGACGAAGTTCACCGTCATCGCCAGCGCCTTCCAGGGGCGCCCCGGCGTGCAGTCGGTGGAGGACCAGCGGGCGGTGCTGAAGAACCTCTTCTCGCTGCTCGGCGGCATGACCAAGGCGGCCTATGTGGTGCTGGCCTTCATGCTGACCGTCGCGATGCTGCTGATCATCAACACCGTGCGGGTGTCGGCGTTCAGCCGCCGCCGGGAGACCGGCATCATGCGGCTGGTGGGCGCGTCCAGCTTCTACATCCAGATGCCGTTCATCATGGAGGCCGCCTTCGCAGGCCTGGTCGGCGCCGCCGTCGCCTGCGTGATGCTGCTCGGCGGCCGGTACTTCATGATCGACGCCGGCCTCAAGCTCCAGGAGAAGATCCCGCTGGTGTCCTTCCTCGGCTGGGACTCGGTCGTCCAAGTGCTGCCGCTGGTGCTGCTGATCGGCTTCCTGATGCCGGCGTTCGCCGCGTTCATCGCGCTGCGGCGGTACTTGAGGGTCTGA
- the smpB gene encoding SsrA-binding protein SmpB — MAKETGRKIIAQNKKARHDYLILDTYEAGLVLTGTEVKSLRMGRASLVDGFAQLDGGEAWLHNVHIPEYTQGTWTNHSARRKRKMLLHRAEIEKLVHKTQETGHTIVPLVLYFKDGRVKVEIAVAKGKKEYDKRQTLREKQDRRESDRVMSAARRRQRA; from the coding sequence ATGGCAAAAGAGACCGGTCGCAAGATCATCGCGCAGAACAAGAAGGCGCGACACGATTACCTGATCCTCGACACGTACGAGGCGGGCCTGGTGCTCACCGGCACCGAGGTCAAGTCGTTGCGCATGGGCCGCGCGTCGCTCGTCGACGGCTTCGCCCAGCTCGACGGCGGCGAGGCGTGGCTGCACAATGTGCACATTCCCGAGTACACCCAGGGCACCTGGACCAACCACTCGGCGCGCAGGAAGCGCAAGATGCTCCTGCACCGCGCCGAGATCGAGAAGCTGGTCCACAAGACCCAGGAGACCGGCCACACCATCGTGCCGCTCGTCCTGTACTTCAAGGACGGCCGGGTGAAGGTCGAGATCGCGGTCGCGAAGGGCAAGAAGGAGTACGACAAGCGCCAGACGCTGCGGGAGAAGCAGGACCGCCGCGAGTCCGACCGCGTGATGTCCGCGGCCCGCCGCCGCCAGCGCGCCTGA
- a CDS encoding CGNR zinc finger domain-containing protein has translation MGELRFDGGRMCLDLVATRVARPAGERLDRVERVAEWMYGTGLVPPGTPVPATAELTRGLQDLRTLLEAMVSAQLTGTPPPPEAVARVNEVARAAAPPAPRAVLGEDGALTRALAAPPDADGLLAAVARDAVDLFTDPLARSRLRRCEGENCALVYLDTSRGRRRRWCSSEVCGNRERVARHRRRTTPALREA, from the coding sequence ATGGGGGAGTTGAGGTTCGACGGCGGACGGATGTGTCTCGACCTGGTGGCGACCCGCGTCGCGCGCCCCGCGGGCGAACGGCTCGACCGGGTCGAGCGCGTGGCCGAATGGATGTACGGCACAGGGCTGGTCCCGCCGGGGACACCGGTACCGGCGACCGCCGAGCTGACCCGGGGCCTCCAGGACCTCCGTACCCTCCTGGAGGCGATGGTGAGCGCCCAGCTCACCGGCACCCCGCCCCCGCCGGAGGCGGTCGCCCGGGTCAACGAGGTCGCGCGTGCCGCCGCCCCGCCCGCGCCGCGGGCCGTACTGGGCGAGGACGGCGCCCTGACCAGGGCACTGGCGGCGCCCCCGGACGCGGACGGCCTGCTCGCGGCGGTGGCCAGAGACGCGGTGGACCTGTTCACCGACCCCCTCGCCCGCTCCCGGCTGCGCCGCTGCGAGGGCGAGAACTGCGCCCTGGTCTACCTGGATACCTCCCGGGGGCGCCGCCGCCGCTGGTGCAGCAGCGAGGTCTGCGGCAACCGGGAAAGGGTCGCCAGACACCGCCGGCGTACCACCCCGGCGCTGCGCGAGGCCTGA
- a CDS encoding uroporphyrinogen-III synthase, with the protein MQPQQAQQGSGDGGPPAVAPLAGFTVGVTAARRADELAALLERRGAAVLRAPVLRIVPLPDDTELLATTKQLLDDAPDIVVATTAIGFRGWIEAADGWGLGEPLLRRLAEVELLARGPKVRGAVRAAGLTEAWSPASESMAEVLERLLDQGVEGRRVAVQLHGEPLPGFIESLRVAGARVVAVPVYRWMPPEDIGPVDRLLDAVFARAIDAVSFTSAPAAASLLDRAGQRGRLDELVTAFRRDVLVACVGPVTALPLQAHDVPTVQPERFRLGPLVQLLSRELPGRVRPLPVAGHQVEIRGQAVVVDGALRPVPPAGMALLRALARRPGWVVSRADLLRVLPGAGRDEHAVETAMARLRAALGAPKLIQTVVKRGYRLSLDPHADKYAPGSV; encoded by the coding sequence ATGCAGCCGCAGCAGGCACAGCAGGGCAGCGGGGACGGCGGCCCCCCAGCGGTGGCACCGCTGGCGGGCTTCACCGTCGGGGTGACGGCGGCCCGCCGCGCCGACGAGCTGGCCGCGCTCCTCGAACGCCGCGGCGCGGCCGTCCTGCGGGCGCCGGTCCTGCGGATCGTCCCGCTGCCCGACGACACGGAGCTGCTGGCCACGACGAAGCAGCTGCTGGACGACGCGCCCGACATCGTGGTCGCCACCACCGCGATCGGCTTCCGCGGCTGGATCGAGGCCGCCGACGGCTGGGGCCTGGGCGAGCCGCTGCTGCGGCGGCTCGCCGAGGTCGAACTCCTCGCCCGCGGCCCCAAGGTGCGCGGCGCCGTCCGGGCGGCCGGGCTCACCGAGGCATGGTCGCCCGCCTCGGAATCCATGGCGGAAGTGCTCGAACGGCTCCTCGACCAGGGCGTCGAGGGGCGGCGCGTCGCCGTGCAGCTGCACGGGGAGCCGCTGCCCGGCTTCATCGAGTCGCTACGGGTGGCAGGCGCGCGCGTGGTGGCCGTACCCGTCTACCGGTGGATGCCGCCGGAGGACATCGGTCCGGTGGACCGGCTGCTCGACGCGGTGTTCGCGCGCGCGATCGACGCGGTGAGCTTCACCAGCGCGCCCGCGGCGGCCTCGCTGCTGGACCGGGCCGGGCAGCGCGGGCGGCTCGACGAGCTTGTCACCGCCTTCCGCCGCGATGTGCTCGTCGCCTGCGTCGGGCCGGTGACGGCGCTGCCGCTCCAGGCGCACGACGTGCCGACCGTCCAGCCGGAACGCTTCCGGCTCGGGCCGCTCGTGCAGCTGCTGTCCCGGGAGCTGCCCGGAAGGGTACGGCCGCTGCCGGTGGCCGGGCACCAGGTGGAGATCCGGGGGCAGGCGGTGGTCGTCGACGGCGCGCTGCGGCCGGTGCCGCCCGCCGGGATGGCCCTCTTGCGGGCCCTCGCCCGGCGCCCCGGGTGGGTCGTCTCCCGGGCGGACCTGCTGCGGGTGCTGCCGGGGGCGGGGCGGGACGAGCATGCCGTCGAGACGGCGATGGCGCGGTTGCGGGCGGCTTTGGGGGCGCCGAAGTTGATTCAGACGGTCGTCAAGCGGGGGTATCGGCTGTCGCTCGACCCCCACGCCGACAAATACGCCCCGGGCTCCGTCTGA
- a CDS encoding NAD-dependent malic enzyme produces MATAPSVSYSITVRLEVPAGGTAVSALTTAVESSGGSVTGLDVTASGHERLRIDVTVAASSTEHANEIVGKLRGIEGVAIGKVSDRTFLMHLGGKIEMQSKHPIRNRDDLSMIYTPGVARVCMAIAENPEDARRLTIKRNSVAVVTDGSAVLGLGNIGPKAALPVMEGKAALFKRFAGIDAWPLCLDTQDTDEIVSIVKAIAPGFAGINLEDISAPRCFEIEARLREALDIPVFHDDQHGTAIVVLAALTNALRVVGKQIGDLRVVMSGAGAAGTAILKLLIAAGVKHAVVADIHGVVHAGREDLVDAPDGSALRWIADNTNPEGVTGTLKQAVVGADVFIGVSAPDVLDGTDVAAMADGAIVFALANPDPEVDPGVARQTAAVVATGRSDFPNQINNVLVFPGVFRGLLDAQSRTVNTEMMLAAARALASVVGDGELNANYIIPSVFNDKVAGAVADAVRDAAKAQGPAVSAAVSEPATQGL; encoded by the coding sequence ATGGCAACGGCGCCAAGCGTCTCCTACTCGATCACAGTGCGGCTGGAGGTCCCCGCGGGCGGGACCGCGGTCAGTGCGCTGACCACCGCCGTGGAGTCGTCCGGCGGCTCGGTCACGGGTCTGGACGTCACCGCGTCGGGGCACGAGCGGCTGCGTATCGACGTCACGGTCGCCGCCAGTTCCACCGAGCACGCCAACGAGATCGTCGGCAAGCTGCGCGGTATCGAGGGTGTCGCGATCGGCAAGGTCTCCGACCGTACGTTCCTGATGCACCTCGGCGGCAAGATCGAGATGCAGTCCAAGCACCCGATCCGCAACCGTGACGACCTGTCGATGATCTACACCCCCGGGGTCGCCCGGGTCTGCATGGCCATCGCGGAGAATCCCGAGGACGCCCGCCGGCTCACCATCAAGCGCAACAGCGTCGCCGTGGTCACCGACGGCTCCGCGGTGCTGGGCCTGGGCAACATCGGGCCGAAGGCCGCGCTGCCGGTGATGGAGGGCAAGGCGGCGCTGTTCAAGCGGTTCGCCGGGATCGACGCGTGGCCGCTGTGCCTGGACACCCAGGACACCGACGAGATCGTGTCGATCGTCAAGGCCATCGCCCCGGGCTTCGCGGGGATCAACCTGGAGGACATCTCCGCGCCGCGCTGCTTCGAGATCGAGGCCAGGCTGCGGGAGGCGCTGGACATCCCGGTCTTCCACGACGACCAGCACGGCACGGCCATCGTGGTGCTGGCCGCGCTGACCAACGCGCTGCGGGTGGTCGGCAAGCAGATCGGCGACCTGCGGGTCGTCATGTCCGGTGCGGGCGCCGCCGGTACGGCGATCCTCAAGCTGCTGATCGCGGCCGGCGTCAAGCACGCGGTGGTCGCCGACATCCACGGCGTGGTGCACGCCGGCCGCGAGGACCTGGTCGACGCGCCCGACGGGTCCGCGCTGCGCTGGATCGCCGACAACACCAACCCCGAGGGCGTCACCGGCACGCTGAAGCAGGCGGTCGTCGGCGCCGACGTCTTCATCGGGGTGTCCGCGCCCGACGTGCTGGACGGTACGGACGTGGCGGCGATGGCGGACGGCGCCATCGTCTTCGCGCTGGCCAACCCCGACCCCGAGGTGGACCCGGGAGTGGCCCGGCAGACCGCGGCGGTGGTCGCCACGGGCCGCAGCGACTTCCCCAACCAGATCAACAACGTCCTGGTCTTCCCCGGCGTTTTCCGCGGGCTGCTGGACGCCCAGTCGCGTACGGTCAACACCGAGATGATGCTGGCCGCCGCCCGCGCGCTGGCGTCCGTGGTCGGGGACGGCGAGCTGAACGCGAACTACATCATCCCCAGCGTCTTCAACGACAAGGTCGCGGGCGCGGTCGCCGACGCCGTACGGGACGCGGCGAAGGCGCAGGGACCCGCCGTGTCCGCCGCTGTGTCGGAACCGGCCACCCAGGGGCTGTAA